In one window of Geotrypetes seraphini chromosome 3, aGeoSer1.1, whole genome shotgun sequence DNA:
- the LOC117356460 gene encoding ankyrin repeat domain-containing protein 63-like, producing MSESAVKEQSGAQALLDAMTKDQAHLARFILDAADGRIVNARTERAGTPLIAAAQLPAAGARATFLQLLLERGARVNCQDAAGRTALSHACEHGHLDAVETLVRHGADPELPDTWGNTALLYAAAAGHAPVLRFLVRAFKRLGLQLDRPNRVGNSALEVARHLGHRDCVLALGGKSSESSEDGGAGGSAKGQEEAPCSSSTPCSLVLQRRFESMGSIKEEGATNRDSGSCGSLDSPGSVFSGVLLPRPRMRSWSVQYGSRGRGFLPPLAAPSAGSPLRVLLTPLAASQQRLPAQDATGPDHFQDTFYQKRSSLSPPPDTPLPDGRKSRSPPAAFAILGSKLLRRFTFPEFRKPPEAGPRAMVRSETFP from the coding sequence ATGTCGGAAAGCGCAGTCAAGGAGCAGAGCGGCGCCCAAGCCCTGCTAGACGCCATGACTAAAGACCAGGCGCACCTGGCTCGTTTCATCCTGGACGCCGCGGACGGACGCATAGTGAACGCCCGGACAGAGCGCGCGGGCACGCCCCTCATCGCCGCCGCGCAGCTGCCGGCGGCAGGGGCGCGTGCCACCTTCCTCCAGCTACTGCTGGAGCGCGGCGCGCGCGTGAACTGTCAAGACGCGGCTGGGCGCACGGCGCTGAGCCACGCGTGCGAGCACGGCCACCTGGACGCCGTGGAGACGCTGGTGCGGCATGGCGCGGATCCCGAGCTGCCCGACACCTGGGGCAACACGGCGTTGTTGTACGCGGCCGCCGCGGGCCACGCCCCCGTGCTGCGCTTCCTCGTGCGCGCCTTCAAGCGTCTCGGGCTGCAGCTGGACCGGCCCAACCGGGTGGGCAACTCGGCGCTGGAAGTGGCCAGGCATCTGGGGCACCGGGATTGCGTGCTGGCCCTGGGGGGCAAGAGTTCGGAGAGCAGCGAGGACGGCGGAGCGGGCGGGTCTGCGAAGGGCCAGGAGGAGGCGCCCTGCAGTAGCTCCACTCCCTGCTCGCTGGTCCTACAGCGGAGATTCGAATCTATGGGCTCCATCAAAGAGGAGGGAGCGACGAATCGGGATAGTGGTAGCTGTGGCTCCTTGGATTCCCCCGGCTCGGTCTTCTCTGGCGTGCTGCTACCCCGGCCTCGCATGAGGTCCTGGAGCGTGCAGTACGGGAGCCGAGGGCGGGGTTTTTTGCCTCCGTTGGCTGCTCCCTCGGCCGGGAGCCCCCTCCGGGTCCTGCTGACCCCCCTGGCGGCGTCTCAGCAGCGGCTGCCCGCCCAGGATGCAACGGGGCCGGACCATTTCCAGGACACGTTCTACCAGAAGCGGAGCAGCCTATCGCCGCCCCCTGACACGCCGCTGCCCGACGGCCGAAAGAGCAGGAGCCCGCCCGCAGCCTTCGCCATCCTGGGCAGCAAGCTGCTGAGGCGCTTCACCTTCCCCGAGTTCAGGAAGCCCCCGGAGGCCGGGCCGCGGGCCATGGTGCGATCGGAGACCTTCCCCTGA
- the LAMP5 gene encoding lysosome-associated membrane glycoprotein 5, with protein sequence MCMLVEACHSDIQCKVATQKELIIRAGDQTFCGSEISTEPTLYFCFADIFDQSMAEQEVENLSGLSTNPDKDIFVVRENGTTCLMAEFAAKFIVPYDVRASNYIDLITEQTDIQLPRRAEAKGKCGKNESELQISWLNAYVFRLFFVKEGNNATRGQDGFWKMNKVQFIYDSSERTYFKDAVNAGKHTASTHHLSALVTPAGRFYECQAQQTLTLISSDPQKAVTLLLSDMRLQPFDIKTDFFFNEEYKCPVDQREQLEEILPLVLGLILGLAIVLTIAIYHVHQKLTASQVQIPRDRSQYKHMG encoded by the exons ATGTGCATGCTAGTGGAAGCATGCCATTCCGATATTCAATGCAAGGTTGCAACTCAGAAAGAGCTAATTATCAGAGCCGGAGATCAAACGTTTTGTGGCTCTGAAATAAGCACAGAACCGACTTTGTATTTTTGTTTCGCAGATATTTTTGATCAAAGCATGGCAGAACAAGAGGTTGAAAATCTCTCGGGGCTCTCCACTAATcctgacaaagatatttttgtggTTCGGGAAAATGGGACAACGTGTCTAATGGCAGAGTTTGCAGCAAAATTTATTGTCCCTTATGATGTGCGGGCCAGCAATTATATTGAT ttGATTACAGAACAAACTGATATTCAACTTCCCAGACGAGCAGAAGCCAAAGGGAAATGTGGGAAGAACGAATCGGAACTACAGATTTCCTGGCTAAACGCTTATGTCTTCAGACTGTTTTTCGTTAAG GAAGGAAATAATGCTACTAGAGGGCAGGATGGATTCTGGAAAATGAATAAGGTCCAATTTATTTACGATTCTTCTGAGCGCACATACTTTAAAGATGCAGTAAATG CTGGGAAGCATACAGCAAGCACCCATCACTTGTCTGCCCTGGTCACCCCAGCAGGTAGGTTTTATGAATGCCAAGCTCAGCAGACCTTGACCTTGATTTCCAGTGATCCTCAGAAAGCCGTGACTCTCCTCTTGTCTGACATGCGCCTACAGCCTTTTGATATCAAGACGGATTTCTTCTTCAATGAAG aATATAAGTGTCCTGTGGATCAGAGGGAGCAGTTGGAAGAAATCCTGCCACTGGTTTTGGGGCTGATTCTAGGTCTAGCCATTGTGCTAACAATCGCTATTTACCACGTTCATCAGAAATTGACAGCCAGCCAAGTACAAATTCCTCGAGACAGATCCCAGTATAAACACATGGGATAA